The window AAAGGCTGAGAAACCTCGCCAGCCCGACCGGGGGCTACGTCATGTTCAATAACGTCTTCATGTTCGAGAATGCTCGAGAATTCAAGGCCCTTGTCGAAGGGTGAGAGACGCCGGAGCTTCCGCCCTCGGCGTGCAAGAGGGCGCGTTATATCCATGCGGCCATTGAGCAGCATAGAGAGGCGGTTAATCGGAGGGGGCGGGGAAAAGTAATCAGTCCTGAAGTTCGTCAAGAAAAAAGTAATCACCCGAGAGAATAACCTATATCTTCTTCAAAGAAAATAACCTTTATCTTCTTCAAAGCGAAATCCTTTGCTACTTTCGGATAATTGACCAACAAAAACCAGATATTCAGGAACGTCAAAAAGAGCAAACAATTTTATTCTGACGACAACCTCGTTGTCCATAACAAAAGGATATACCACATGGAGTGCTTTGGCGCGAATTATCTGCTCTTCGGCTGTACCGATGAAACGATCAATATGCTCAATGTGTCTGCCTTCAATGATTGGTAGAGCATATTCAAATTTAAGTCTAAATTCTCCTCTAGCATACCAGGGATAAATAAAAGCCCATGCAATTTTCGCAAGCATACGACCAAAATCATTCGTATGCATAAGAAACGATTCAAGTTCTATTTTCGCGAAACCAAAAGAGCTTGAAAATGATTCGAAAGTCTGCCCCCCGACTGGGATTATAACTCGCCTCGAACCTCGCTTTATTTCGAGTTCTCCTTTATCGGCATGACCACTCATTTTACCCGGGAGGGGAAAGATGGGCAAATGCAAAAAAGTAGGGTAGTCATCTAGGGAAACTTCTCTTCTTTCCTCTCGCCCGTTACGGGTAATTGTTATAGAACAGCTTTTTGGATGGGTCTTTTTCCTCGATGGTAACCCAAGTGCAGCTCGTGGAACCTTAAACATATTTCCAAGGACCCTACCCTCGAAAGCAGAAGTGATCGCAGCGTGCTTCTGGCAACTGGCTCTCACGTGTACTGCGCTGCCATTCAGACCATAAGGCACGATGTGTTCATCACTTAAAGGCTCCTCTACTGAAGCACAATAAATACAGTGATTCATTCTGGAACACCGATATCGTGGCTCGCGTTTAAGTTTCATTCGCGCATATCAGTCAGGAAGCCTGCTGTACGACTGCTGTACGACTTTTCTCTTGACTTCCACGTCGGGATGCTTAAAATAATCCTTAAATAATGGTCCCTTTCACCGCCTTCCCTTAAGTGAAGAACTGGCGGAGAGGGAGGGATTCGAACCCTCGGTGGAGTTGCCCCCACAGCGGTTTTCGAGACCGCCGCCTTCAACCACTCGGCCACCTCTCCTCGCACGAAAAAAATCCTTCAGCAACGCGGCGCATTCCTCCTCGAGGACCCCGGCCGTCACCTCCACCCGGTGATTGAGCCTCCTGTCCTCGAGCAGGCCGAAAAGGCTCTGGGCTCCCCCTTTGGGGTCGCCACAGCCGTAGACCAGCCTCCCCAGCCGGGCGTTCACCATGGCCCCCGCGCACATGGGGCAGGGCTCCTTGGTGACGTAGAGGGTGGCGTCCTCAAGGCGCCAGCCCCCTGCCGCCCCCTTCTTCGCTCCCCTCCTCAGGGCCAGAACCTCCGCATGGGCGGTGGGGTCTCCCGTGCGCTCCCTCCGGTTGTGGGCCCTGGCAAGCACCCTTCCTTCCCGGACCAGCACCGCCCCCACAGGCACCTCCCCAGCGGCTTCCGCACGCCCGGCCTCCCTGAGGGCAAGCGTCATGAAGTGCTCGTTGGTATTCTCCACTTCCTTGAAATTACTACATATTTGGCCGCAAAATCAACAAAGGGCCCTCTGCCCGCGCGCCAATATTTCTCTTGCCATTCCCCCGGGAAGGTGCTATATCTCAACTATGGGACGCCTCCTCGCCATCGCCATCGTTGCGCTCCTTCTGGCCGGATGCGCCCACGCCATCTCGAAGAACCTGCGTGAAGAAGCCCTGAGCGTCCCCTTCCAGACGGTGAAGGAAAACGTTGATGAATACAAGGGCTCCCTCTTCATCTGGGGCGGCTTCATCGCCGATGCCCGCCCCTCCGCCGAGGGGACCACCCTCGAAATCGTCCAGAACCCCCTGGACAGATATGGAGCGCCGGAGAACACCGACGTCTCCCACGGGCGCTTTCTCGCCCGGGTGAACAAGACCCTGGACCCCCTCATCTATAAAAGGGAGCGCCTGGTAACCGTGGCCGGCGACCTGGTGGGCAAACAGGAGGAAATGCAGGGCGGAAGAACCTTCACTCTGCCGGTGCTTC of the Nitrospirota bacterium genome contains:
- a CDS encoding Slp/YeaY family lipoprotein, translated to MGRLLAIAIVALLLAGCAHAISKNLREEALSVPFQTVKENVDEYKGSLFIWGGFIADARPSAEGTTLEIVQNPLDRYGAPENTDVSHGRFLARVNKTLDPLIYKRERLVTVAGDLVGKQEEMQGGRTFTLPVLQVKELKLWKTEEYTYPYTGYYYWPDWYYWPSPFYGPFYGPPYPGGPFYPYPLR